In Mesorhizobium sp. 113-3-3, a genomic segment contains:
- a CDS encoding DUF995 domain-containing protein, translating into MKRVLGNSIGTALACSIAVLAFQIPAVAKTAAQVADLAEKAEAVPDEGIYQMYHNRSWLWGRNGAGYFAVQRRQFSAWTSDKGKPGYGDGIWFIPGGGKLCFRAKWHGAGGDSNALTCFEHRQSRRVVYQRKLPDGGWYVFRSSHRNLADEFMKLKHGDYVSWKQKRIKAQE; encoded by the coding sequence GTGAAACGAGTACTGGGCAATTCCATTGGAACGGCACTTGCCTGTTCCATAGCCGTCCTGGCCTTCCAGATTCCGGCGGTGGCCAAGACAGCGGCGCAGGTCGCCGACCTGGCCGAAAAGGCCGAAGCGGTGCCCGACGAAGGCATCTACCAGATGTACCATAACCGTTCATGGCTCTGGGGCCGAAATGGTGCGGGTTATTTTGCCGTGCAGCGCCGTCAATTCAGCGCCTGGACTTCGGACAAGGGCAAGCCTGGCTATGGTGACGGGATCTGGTTCATCCCCGGAGGCGGCAAGCTTTGCTTCCGGGCAAAATGGCATGGCGCGGGAGGTGACTCCAACGCCCTCACCTGCTTCGAGCATCGTCAGAGCCGCAGGGTGGTCTACCAGCGCAAGCTGCCGGATGGCGGCTGGTACGTCTTCAGGAGTTCGCACCGCAACCTGGCGGACGAGTTCATGAAACTGAAACACGGCGACTATGTCAGCTGGAAACAGAAACGGATCAAGGCACAAGAGTAG
- a CDS encoding UDP-glucuronic acid decarboxylase family protein, giving the protein MSKIIKVLKLGSGIGQREPHQKRRRALVAGGAGFLGSHLCERLLRDGYDVVALDNFHTGKRYNLNTLLRDPRFTCIEHDIVDPLPVGLEADEIYNLACPASPPHYQADPIHTFKTSVLGSLNLLELARRNNAKIFQASTSEVYGDPLVHPQPESYFGNVNTHGPRSCYDEGKRSAETLFFDYSRTYGLDIRVARIFNTYGRRMQPDDGRVVSNFIVQALRGEDLTVYGSGLQTRSFCYADDLIEGFIRLMNAPRAPAHPVNLGNPGEFTIMELATLVVGYTNSRSKIVHRPLPVDDPRQRKPDISFARDNLGWEPRINLAQGLAHTVDYFDTLLYGRRMITGAAAS; this is encoded by the coding sequence ATGAGCAAGATCATCAAGGTTCTGAAACTGGGATCCGGGATCGGTCAAAGGGAGCCTCACCAAAAACGACGTCGCGCCCTGGTTGCCGGGGGCGCAGGTTTCCTGGGGTCGCATCTGTGTGAACGCCTGTTGCGGGACGGGTATGACGTCGTCGCGCTGGACAATTTCCACACCGGCAAGAGATACAATCTCAACACCCTTCTGCGCGATCCCAGATTCACCTGCATCGAGCACGACATCGTCGATCCTCTGCCTGTCGGCCTTGAGGCCGACGAGATCTACAATCTCGCCTGCCCTGCCTCTCCGCCACACTACCAGGCGGATCCGATCCATACATTCAAGACGAGCGTGCTCGGTTCGCTGAACCTTCTGGAACTCGCGCGCCGGAACAATGCCAAGATATTCCAGGCCTCGACCTCGGAGGTTTATGGCGACCCGTTAGTGCACCCGCAGCCCGAGAGCTATTTTGGCAACGTCAACACGCATGGACCGCGGTCCTGCTATGATGAAGGCAAGCGCTCGGCCGAAACCCTGTTCTTCGACTATTCGAGGACATATGGGCTCGACATCCGCGTTGCCCGCATCTTCAACACCTACGGCCGCCGCATGCAGCCCGATGACGGGCGCGTGGTCTCGAACTTCATCGTCCAGGCGTTGCGCGGCGAAGACCTGACCGTCTATGGCAGCGGCCTGCAAACCCGTTCCTTCTGTTACGCCGACGACCTTATCGAGGGCTTCATACGGCTGATGAATGCGCCGCGCGCGCCTGCCCATCCGGTCAATCTCGGCAACCCCGGCGAGTTCACCATCATGGAACTCGCAACGCTGGTTGTCGGCTACACCAATTCGAGGTCGAAGATCGTGCATCGGCCATTGCCGGTCGACGATCCCAGGCAGCGCAAACCGGATATTTCCTTCGCCAGGGACAATCTTGGTTGGGAGCCGAGGATCAACCTGGCCCAGGGGCTCGCCCACACCGTCGACTATTTCGACACCTTGCTCTACGGACGCAGGATGATCACCGGGGCCGCGGCTTCATGA
- a CDS encoding DUF995 domain-containing protein: MTSVFARLLILAKPTADRAAWEIQRCVDGENAPWWGVLGHGRVGATLDRGVKTEMRPLIALTVSTGLPWPCTGRERERRQSGRRVWLALLLVVCGQLALSGTARAASEENPKPAEAAVTVPTAYELQLLYSNRTWLWKDGAAYFGQAARPLRAWTSGQDSASVAEGRWLVTKDGKMCMEVAWRTKSYKGKPQRTCYSHRVRGGAIEQRKDPDGAWYSFKRTPEDLSDEYRKFEVGDTKAAQFEETRKLIDSNN, translated from the coding sequence TTGACATCGGTCTTTGCCCGGCTGTTAATACTCGCAAAACCAACTGCTGACCGCGCGGCCTGGGAAATCCAGCGTTGTGTCGATGGAGAGAACGCTCCGTGGTGGGGCGTTCTGGGTCATGGTCGTGTCGGCGCTACGCTGGATCGGGGTGTGAAAACCGAAATGCGACCGCTGATTGCGCTGACAGTTTCGACCGGATTGCCCTGGCCTTGCACAGGTCGTGAGCGGGAACGCCGCCAGTCCGGCAGACGCGTTTGGCTTGCGCTCCTGCTGGTCGTTTGTGGTCAGTTGGCGCTTTCCGGAACAGCTCGGGCGGCCAGCGAAGAGAACCCCAAACCTGCGGAAGCCGCCGTCACCGTGCCGACGGCCTATGAGCTGCAGCTTCTCTACTCGAACCGCACATGGCTATGGAAAGACGGGGCCGCCTATTTTGGACAGGCCGCCCGCCCTCTCCGGGCCTGGACGTCGGGGCAGGACTCAGCCTCCGTCGCCGAGGGCAGGTGGCTGGTGACCAAAGACGGCAAGATGTGCATGGAAGTCGCCTGGCGAACCAAGAGCTACAAGGGCAAGCCGCAACGCACCTGCTACAGCCACCGTGTCAGGGGCGGGGCCATCGAGCAGCGAAAGGATCCGGACGGGGCGTGGTACAGCTTCAAGCGAACCCCCGAGGACCTTTCCGACGAATACCGGAAATTCGAGGTGGGCGACACCAAGGCCGCGCAGTTCGAAGAGACCCGCAAGCTGATCGATTCCAATAACTAG
- a CDS encoding glycosyltransferase family 2 protein, translated as MSLDVGIIGRTSGQARQPRSTLAHAAQKAPFLVPVFSPVQQWILRTGLAFWFVTLGFFWVWWLKPEHIEHIGPFTFATLVLAWLTLMPMYFLLNVYASRKPSKLSSIPKRSRVAMVVTKAPSEPFAVVARTLEAMLAQDYPHDTWLADEDPSEETVRWCDARGVLISTRRGREDYHRKTWPRRTRCKEGNLAFFYDHYGYERYDFVAQMDADHVPTPTYLREILYPFADPAVGYVSAPSICDNNAAKSWSARGRLFPEGMFHGPLQSGHTGGGAPLCIGSHYAVRTEALKQAGGLGPELAEDHSTSMLINAAGWRGVHAMDAIAHGDGPQTFADLVTQEFQWSRSLMTILLEYSPTYFPKLPPRLRFQFLFCQLWYPLFAVFALMMYAMPMYALFTGRNFANVMYADFLFYYLPNAGALVGLVMMLKAFGLSRPMTAKTISWEGTLFLFFARWPWVLAGTLSSLRDYLTKSFVDFRVTPKGSGPKSLIPFRAFVPYVVLAVGAALPVLLVDHPFDATGFYWFAALNAFLYGLLVLVIVVRHVIENRIPLRANAAKLAFQASLTILALAVPIMGFYDRGMEGVYGLQQGAGGLRIVRIAYVVSGAGQGNIGTRNFYFDPGWETRR; from the coding sequence ATGAGTTTAGACGTAGGCATCATCGGCCGTACGAGCGGACAGGCAAGGCAGCCCAGGTCAACTCTGGCCCACGCGGCGCAGAAGGCGCCTTTTCTCGTGCCTGTGTTCTCTCCCGTCCAGCAATGGATTCTGCGGACAGGCTTGGCTTTCTGGTTCGTCACCCTGGGCTTTTTCTGGGTCTGGTGGCTGAAGCCGGAACATATCGAACACATCGGACCGTTCACCTTTGCCACACTGGTGCTGGCCTGGCTGACCTTGATGCCGATGTACTTCCTGCTCAACGTGTACGCGTCGAGGAAACCGTCCAAGCTTTCCAGCATCCCGAAGCGTTCGCGAGTTGCCATGGTGGTGACCAAGGCGCCGTCCGAACCCTTCGCCGTGGTCGCGCGCACGTTGGAAGCAATGCTCGCGCAGGATTATCCCCATGACACCTGGCTGGCCGACGAGGATCCTTCCGAGGAGACGGTCCGCTGGTGCGATGCCCGCGGCGTGCTGATATCGACGCGGCGCGGCAGGGAGGACTACCACCGTAAGACATGGCCGCGCCGCACGCGCTGCAAGGAAGGCAACCTGGCCTTCTTCTATGACCACTATGGTTATGAGCGTTACGATTTCGTCGCGCAGATGGATGCCGACCATGTGCCGACGCCGACCTATCTCAGGGAAATCCTTTATCCCTTCGCCGATCCCGCGGTCGGCTATGTCTCGGCGCCGAGCATCTGCGACAACAATGCCGCCAAAAGCTGGTCAGCGCGCGGCCGGCTGTTTCCGGAAGGGATGTTCCACGGCCCCTTGCAATCCGGCCATACCGGCGGCGGGGCGCCGCTCTGCATCGGCTCGCACTATGCGGTGCGGACCGAGGCGCTGAAGCAGGCGGGCGGTCTTGGCCCGGAACTGGCGGAGGACCATTCCACCTCGATGCTGATCAACGCGGCCGGATGGCGCGGCGTGCATGCGATGGATGCTATTGCCCATGGCGACGGCCCGCAAACCTTTGCCGATCTCGTCACCCAGGAATTCCAGTGGTCGCGCAGCCTGATGACGATCCTGCTCGAATATTCGCCCACGTACTTTCCCAAGCTGCCGCCGAGACTGCGGTTCCAGTTCCTGTTCTGCCAGCTCTGGTATCCGCTGTTCGCCGTCTTTGCGCTGATGATGTACGCAATGCCGATGTATGCGCTGTTCACCGGGCGCAACTTTGCCAATGTCATGTATGCCGACTTCCTCTTCTACTACCTGCCCAACGCCGGCGCCCTGGTTGGCCTGGTGATGATGCTGAAGGCATTCGGCCTCTCGCGACCGATGACGGCCAAGACCATAAGTTGGGAGGGCACGCTGTTCCTCTTCTTCGCGCGCTGGCCGTGGGTGCTGGCCGGCACGCTGTCGTCGCTGCGCGACTATCTGACCAAGTCGTTCGTGGATTTCCGCGTCACGCCGAAGGGCAGTGGCCCAAAGAGCCTGATTCCGTTTCGCGCCTTCGTTCCCTATGTGGTGCTGGCGGTCGGTGCGGCGCTGCCCGTCCTGCTCGTCGACCATCCCTTCGACGCCACCGGCTTCTACTGGTTCGCGGCCCTCAACGCCTTCCTCTACGGGCTTCTGGTGCTGGTTATCGTCGTAAGGCATGTCATCGAGAACAGGATCCCGCTGCGCGCCAATGCCGCGAAACTCGCCTTTCAGGCATCGCTCACGATCCTGGCGCTTGCCGTGCCGATCATGGGTTTTTACGATCGTGGCATGGAGGGCGTCTATGGGCTGCAGCAGGGAGCGGGAGGCTTGCGCATCGTGCGCATCGCCTATGTGGTTTCCGGCGCCGGCCAGGGCAACATCGGCACCCGCAATTTCTACTTCGATCCGGGTTGGGAAACGCGGCGCTGA
- a CDS encoding leucyl aminopeptidase, whose amino-acid sequence MNPRPSIAFAKFAAPQTAANRKGTVFVLSADDGGLSDAARAYDPGKTLERAFPVAEFTGKFAGVVEILAPEGTSLDRLVAIGAGKAAGLDEYAWLKLGGTIAASLRKATDVAVLLDLVGASADGKDAANLAAGILLRSYSFDKYKTSKDKDDAKADPKKPVKITIHTADPAGAKKAFADAEAVIDGVLLARDLVNEPANILGPLEFAARAKELETLGVKVEILTEKEMKKLGMGSLLGVAQGSPRGARMAVMQWNGGKPKDSPIAFVGKGVTFDTGGNSMKPASGMEDMKGDMGGAAAVTGLMHALAARKAKANVVGIIGLVENAVDGHAQRPGDIVTSMSGQTIEVLNTDAEGRLVLADALWYCNDRFQPKFMVNLATLTGAIMVALGLHYAGLFSNNDELAERLAAAGQATQERLWRMPLGAEYDKLIDSKNADMKNIGGRYGGAIIAAQFLQRFVKDTPWAHLDIAGTAMGSPSSEINQSWGSGFGVRLLDRLVRDHYES is encoded by the coding sequence ATGAACCCGAGACCATCGATCGCCTTTGCAAAATTCGCCGCGCCCCAGACGGCGGCGAACAGGAAGGGCACGGTCTTCGTGCTATCGGCGGATGACGGCGGCCTGAGCGATGCGGCCAGAGCTTACGACCCCGGCAAGACGTTGGAGCGGGCCTTTCCGGTGGCCGAATTCACCGGCAAGTTCGCCGGCGTCGTCGAGATACTGGCGCCGGAAGGAACATCGCTCGACAGGTTGGTCGCGATCGGCGCGGGCAAGGCGGCGGGGCTCGATGAATATGCCTGGCTGAAACTCGGGGGCACCATTGCAGCGTCGCTGCGCAAGGCAACCGACGTCGCCGTGCTGCTCGACCTGGTTGGCGCTTCGGCTGACGGCAAGGATGCCGCCAACCTTGCCGCGGGCATTCTCCTGCGCAGCTATTCCTTCGACAAATACAAGACCAGCAAGGACAAGGATGATGCAAAGGCCGATCCCAAGAAGCCGGTCAAGATAACCATCCACACGGCCGACCCGGCAGGTGCCAAGAAGGCCTTCGCCGATGCCGAGGCGGTGATCGACGGCGTGCTTCTGGCGCGCGACCTGGTCAACGAACCGGCAAACATATTGGGACCGCTCGAGTTCGCGGCCCGCGCCAAGGAACTCGAGACGCTTGGCGTCAAGGTCGAGATCCTGACCGAGAAGGAGATGAAGAAGCTCGGCATGGGCTCGCTGCTCGGTGTCGCGCAAGGCTCGCCCCGCGGCGCGCGCATGGCCGTCATGCAGTGGAACGGCGGCAAGCCCAAGGACAGCCCGATCGCCTTCGTCGGCAAGGGCGTCACTTTCGATACCGGCGGCAATTCGATGAAGCCGGCTTCGGGCATGGAGGACATGAAGGGCGATATGGGTGGCGCTGCCGCCGTGACCGGCCTCATGCATGCGCTGGCCGCGCGCAAGGCAAAGGCCAATGTCGTCGGCATTATCGGCCTGGTCGAAAACGCCGTCGATGGCCATGCCCAGCGTCCCGGCGACATCGTCACCTCGATGTCGGGTCAGACCATCGAGGTGCTCAACACCGACGCCGAGGGGCGTCTCGTGCTGGCCGACGCGCTGTGGTACTGCAACGACCGCTTCCAGCCGAAATTCATGGTCAATCTGGCGACGCTGACCGGCGCCATCATGGTCGCGCTCGGCCTGCATTATGCCGGCCTGTTCTCCAACAATGACGAATTGGCCGAGAGGCTTGCTGCGGCGGGGCAGGCGACGCAGGAGCGGCTGTGGCGCATGCCGCTCGGCGCCGAATACGACAAGCTGATCGATTCCAAGAACGCCGACATGAAGAACATTGGCGGCCGCTATGGCGGCGCCATCATCGCGGCACAATTCCTGCAGCGTTTCGTCAAGGACACGCCCTGGGCGCATCTCGACATTGCCGGCACCGCCATGGGCTCGCCGTCGAGCGAGATCAACCAGTCCTGGGGCTCAGGCTTCGGCGTGCGGCTGCTCGACCGGCTGGTGCGCGATCACTACGAGAGCTGA
- the galE gene encoding UDP-glucose 4-epimerase GalE: protein MSRPAVLVTGGAGFIGSHTCKLLAAAGYLPVAFDNLSRGNRKSVAWGPLVVGDIRNRDALRAAIGTYRPISVIHFAALAYVGESVGEPADYYSTNVTGTIAVLDAARAHAVDNIIFSSSCATYGVPEALPVRETSLQNPISPYGRTKLMGEQIIGDYASAYGMRFAILRYFNACGADPDGELGEWHSPETHLVPRVLMAASGITDEIEVFGTDYDTPDGTCVRDYIHVSDLASAHLKALQHLEGGGQSLAVNLGTGRGVSIREIIQAVSRITSRPVPAVFRARRPGDPAELYADPGKARADLGFVPQLSDIDTIVRTAAPFFGLRAKPADLPPGKAGASLAAR from the coding sequence ATGAGCCGACCGGCGGTCCTGGTCACAGGTGGAGCCGGCTTCATCGGCAGTCACACCTGCAAGCTGCTGGCCGCCGCCGGTTATCTGCCCGTGGCTTTCGACAATCTGAGCCGCGGCAACCGGAAATCCGTCGCCTGGGGACCTCTTGTCGTCGGCGATATCCGGAACCGGGATGCGCTGCGGGCGGCGATCGGGACGTACCGGCCGATTTCGGTCATCCACTTCGCGGCGCTGGCTTATGTCGGGGAATCCGTCGGCGAGCCGGCCGACTATTATTCGACCAACGTGACCGGGACCATCGCCGTGCTCGACGCGGCTCGCGCGCACGCCGTCGACAACATCATCTTCTCCAGCAGTTGCGCCACCTACGGCGTGCCGGAGGCGTTGCCCGTTCGCGAGACCTCCTTGCAAAATCCGATCAGCCCTTACGGGCGCACCAAGCTGATGGGAGAGCAGATCATCGGCGACTATGCGTCCGCCTATGGGATGAGATTCGCGATCCTGCGCTATTTCAACGCCTGCGGCGCCGATCCCGATGGCGAGCTCGGCGAGTGGCATTCACCGGAAACGCATCTCGTTCCCAGGGTGCTGATGGCGGCGTCCGGCATCACCGACGAAATCGAAGTCTTCGGCACGGACTATGACACGCCGGACGGCACCTGCGTGCGTGATTATATCCATGTCAGCGACCTGGCCAGCGCCCACCTGAAAGCGCTCCAGCATCTCGAGGGCGGCGGACAAAGCCTGGCGGTCAACCTCGGCACAGGACGCGGCGTATCCATCCGGGAGATCATACAGGCGGTCAGCCGGATAACTTCAAGACCGGTTCCGGCCGTCTTCAGAGCCAGGCGCCCGGGAGATCCGGCAGAGCTCTATGCCGATCCGGGCAAGGCGCGCGCCGATCTTGGCTTCGTGCCGCAGCTTTCCGACATCGACACGATCGTCAGGACGGCGGCCCCGTTCTTCGGATTGCGGGCAAAGCCGGCGGACCTGCCGCCAGGCAAGGCGGGGGCATCGCTCGCTGCTCGCTAG
- a CDS encoding 23S rRNA (adenine(2030)-N(6))-methyltransferase RlmJ, with amino-acid sequence MNYRHAYHAGNFADVVKHVVLTRLLDYLKQKDKAFRVVDTHAGIGRYDLSSVEAQKTGEWQGGIGRLIDASFDVKAAALLAPYLEAVRSLNPGDGVKKYPGSPLLARHLLRKQDRLSAIELHPKDAAKLKAEFVGDFQVRVMELDGWLALGAHVPPKEKRGLVLIDPPFEEEGEFGRLVDGLTRAHKRWPGGIYALWYPIKDRKAVIAFRKALKQSGIPKILDIEFEIRPASSEPSLDGSGMVVVNPPFTLEGELRTVLPALHKLLAVEKPAHWSLEWLAGE; translated from the coding sequence ATGAACTATCGCCACGCCTACCACGCCGGAAATTTCGCCGATGTCGTCAAGCATGTCGTGCTGACACGCCTGCTCGACTATCTCAAGCAGAAGGACAAGGCGTTTCGTGTCGTCGACACCCATGCCGGCATCGGCCGCTACGACCTGTCTTCGGTCGAGGCGCAGAAGACCGGCGAGTGGCAGGGCGGCATCGGCAGGCTGATAGATGCCTCGTTCGATGTGAAGGCGGCCGCGCTGCTGGCGCCTTATCTGGAGGCGGTGCGGTCGCTCAATCCCGGGGACGGCGTCAAGAAATATCCGGGTTCGCCGCTGCTCGCGCGCCACCTCCTGCGCAAGCAGGATCGGTTGTCGGCGATCGAACTGCATCCGAAAGACGCCGCCAAGCTGAAGGCGGAATTCGTCGGCGATTTCCAGGTGAGGGTGATGGAACTCGATGGCTGGCTGGCACTCGGCGCGCATGTGCCGCCGAAGGAAAAGCGCGGCCTTGTGCTCATCGATCCGCCCTTCGAGGAGGAGGGCGAGTTCGGCCGCCTCGTCGACGGGCTCACCAGGGCGCACAAGCGCTGGCCCGGCGGCATCTATGCGCTGTGGTATCCTATCAAGGACCGCAAGGCGGTGATCGCCTTCAGGAAGGCGCTGAAGCAATCGGGCATCCCGAAAATCCTCGACATAGAATTCGAGATCAGGCCGGCCTCTTCGGAACCCAGCCTCGATGGCAGCGGCATGGTGGTGGTCAACCCGCCCTTCACGCTGGAAGGCGAATTGCGAACCGTGTTGCCGGCCCTGCACAAATTGCTCGCCGTGGAAAAGCCGGCGCACTGGTCGCTGGAGTGGCTGGCCGGAGAGTAG
- a CDS encoding TetR/AcrR family transcriptional regulator encodes MRGRLSREMIEDAAFEVIEKEGLAGFSMRKLAAALGCEAMSIYHHFPSVAHLHEALVDRLVGPLEIPDAGLPWRQRMRVAIEDFRRIGHDHPAYAAFFVTYRMNSPICLAWLNGILSLFRDGGFDAELSARLFRAVGYYLMGAVLDENAGYAKGPSAVNTVSDEQLARDFPNVMAAGRFFGTAEFDKTFELGLDMLLDEMERLRDGAGASQLSGKV; translated from the coding sequence GTGCGCGGGCGCCTGTCGCGCGAAATGATCGAGGACGCTGCCTTCGAGGTGATCGAGAAGGAAGGGCTCGCCGGCTTTTCAATGCGCAAGCTGGCGGCGGCACTCGGTTGCGAGGCGATGAGCATCTATCACCACTTTCCTTCGGTGGCGCATTTGCACGAAGCGCTGGTCGACCGCCTGGTCGGTCCTCTTGAAATCCCTGACGCCGGCCTTCCGTGGCGGCAAAGAATGCGCGTCGCCATCGAGGATTTTCGCCGTATCGGCCACGACCATCCCGCCTATGCTGCTTTCTTCGTCACTTACCGGATGAACTCGCCGATCTGCCTTGCCTGGCTGAACGGCATTCTGAGCCTGTTCAGGGATGGCGGCTTCGACGCCGAACTCAGCGCCAGGCTTTTCCGTGCCGTCGGTTATTATCTGATGGGCGCGGTGCTGGACGAGAACGCCGGCTATGCCAAGGGCCCGTCGGCGGTGAACACGGTCAGCGACGAGCAACTGGCCCGGGATTTTCCCAATGTCATGGCCGCCGGGCGCTTCTTCGGCACCGCCGAATTCGACAAAACATTCGAACTCGGCCTCGACATGCTGCTGGACGAGATGGAACGCCTGCGCGACGGTGCCGGCGCAAGCCAGCTGTCCGGCAAGGTGTGA
- a CDS encoding glycoside hydrolase family 26 protein, translating into MKNIAASALAIALVLGGSAALPTSAGAGSAAATDPVQTSSAASAFGSYDPYGDFSADKTASIEELFLPWEDVDLTTLPLADAYALQRNRSLLITIEPWTWSKDWRITPNELRDGILSGRYDANMQAICDLVGAMKSPVTIRWAQEMEDKNGRFTWANWAPKDWIAAYKREVDLCRKAAPAAKYMWSPKGEEGLEKYYPGDDYVDVIGLSVFGLQKKDNDEAGRDRTFAETLMPGYDRVAGFNKPVVVAELGYVGKQEYVSQWEGDSRKSYSEFPALTSVVYFNQKEVWPWLGGYGLPDWRVTQHVLP; encoded by the coding sequence ATGAAAAATATCGCAGCAAGTGCGCTTGCAATCGCGCTGGTTTTGGGCGGCAGCGCCGCGTTGCCGACTTCGGCGGGCGCCGGCTCGGCAGCCGCGACGGATCCCGTTCAGACGAGCAGCGCCGCGTCGGCGTTCGGATCCTATGATCCTTACGGCGACTTCAGCGCCGACAAGACCGCCAGCATCGAAGAGTTGTTCCTGCCTTGGGAAGACGTCGATCTGACGACCCTTCCCCTGGCCGATGCCTATGCCCTTCAGCGAAACCGGTCGCTCTTGATCACCATCGAGCCTTGGACCTGGTCGAAGGATTGGCGCATCACCCCGAACGAACTGCGCGACGGGATATTGAGCGGCAGATATGACGCCAACATGCAGGCGATCTGCGACCTGGTGGGGGCCATGAAGAGCCCCGTCACCATTCGCTGGGCGCAGGAAATGGAGGACAAGAACGGTCGCTTCACCTGGGCCAACTGGGCACCCAAGGATTGGATCGCCGCCTACAAGCGCGAGGTCGACCTCTGCCGCAAGGCCGCTCCGGCCGCCAAATACATGTGGTCGCCCAAAGGTGAAGAGGGTCTGGAGAAGTACTACCCTGGCGACGACTATGTCGACGTCATCGGCCTGTCGGTATTCGGCCTGCAGAAAAAGGACAATGACGAGGCCGGTCGCGACCGCACGTTCGCCGAAACGCTGATGCCCGGATATGACCGCGTCGCGGGTTTCAACAAGCCGGTCGTGGTGGCGGAGCTCGGCTATGTCGGGAAGCAGGAATATGTTTCGCAATGGGAAGGCGATTCCCGCAAGTCCTATTCCGAGTTTCCGGCGCTGACCTCGGTCGTCTACTTCAACCAGAAGGAGGTGTGGCCATGGTTGGGCGGCTATGGGCTGCCCGATTGGAGGGTTACCCAGCACGTCCTGCCCTAG
- a CDS encoding DNA polymerase III subunit chi: MADVLFYHLTESTLEEALPGLLERSVDRGWRAVVQTGTEERRDALDQHLWTFRDDSFLAHATDREAYPGEQPILLTTGAGNPNEAKIRFLVDGAVPSDLGGYERAVFLFDGHDAAQVEAARAHWKTMKDAGHAVTYWQQTSDRRWERKA; encoded by the coding sequence ATGGCCGATGTGCTGTTCTACCATCTGACCGAATCGACCCTGGAGGAGGCGCTGCCGGGCCTGCTGGAACGCAGCGTCGATCGTGGCTGGCGCGCCGTGGTGCAGACCGGTACCGAGGAACGGCGCGACGCGCTCGACCAGCATCTGTGGACTTTCCGCGATGATTCTTTCCTGGCGCACGCAACCGACCGCGAGGCTTATCCCGGCGAACAGCCTATCCTGTTGACCACGGGCGCCGGCAATCCCAACGAGGCCAAGATAAGATTCCTGGTCGACGGCGCGGTACCATCAGACCTTGGCGGTTACGAGCGTGCCGTGTTCCTGTTCGACGGCCATGACGCCGCCCAGGTCGAGGCGGCGAGGGCGCATTGGAAGACGATGAAGGACGCGGGCCATGCCGTGACCTACTGGCAGCAGACATCGGACCGCCGCTGGGAGCGCAAGGCTTGA
- a CDS encoding carboxymuconolactone decarboxylase family protein, whose amino-acid sequence MSSYRILSSVLSSLHHRCLLAAAGCALALVAAPAYADDYDATLKDIQATMGGVPSFVKQFPKAGLPGAWAEVKAIELNDKTALPPKVKSLISLAVAAQIPCNYCIWSDTQDAKRAGATDEEIQEAVAMAALTRHWSTIFNGMQVDFDTFKKEMGGQ is encoded by the coding sequence ATGTCCAGTTATCGCATTCTTTCATCCGTGCTTTCATCGCTACACCACCGCTGCCTGCTCGCCGCCGCCGGCTGTGCGCTGGCCCTGGTCGCGGCACCTGCCTATGCCGACGACTATGATGCGACCCTCAAGGATATCCAGGCGACCATGGGCGGCGTACCGAGTTTTGTGAAACAGTTTCCCAAGGCCGGTCTGCCCGGCGCCTGGGCCGAGGTCAAGGCCATTGAGCTCAACGACAAAACGGCGCTGCCGCCAAAGGTCAAGTCGCTGATCTCGCTGGCAGTGGCGGCGCAGATTCCGTGCAACTACTGCATCTGGTCGGACACGCAGGACGCCAAGCGCGCAGGCGCCACCGACGAGGAGATACAGGAAGCCGTGGCAATGGCTGCGCTGACCCGCCATTGGAGCACCATCTTCAACGGCATGCAGGTCGATTTCGACACATTCAAGAAGGAGATGGGCGGGCAGTAG